The following coding sequences lie in one Helicobacter fennelliae genomic window:
- a CDS encoding thiamine pyrophosphate-dependent enzyme — protein sequence MLDTNEFGALLGRLGFCDFSGVPCSYLAPLINYAINSKHFIMANNEGDAVAIAAGISLASMGNIGEVLNEDSKNLQNLGAQSKNSKICDEKLRDSANEAHLDVRRSEAEAMRGDLSRKDRIFKNFGCVLMQNSGLSNALSPLTSLNHTFKIPIIGFVSLRGERNERGENTDEPQHELLGVITDRLLETCQIEYEFLDSNINVAKAQLERAREVLDSHQCFFFIVREGTFAKVGLKDFSVCDEKLPDSANEAFLNANEILNALKNPSETKTACGNSRISLPTRLQALEILQNLALKNSALLLATTGKTGRELYEIDDTPNQLYMVGSMGCVSSLALGLSLKATNKVLAIDGDSALLMRLGVLSTNAYYAKAHNTGNFCHILLDNQSHDSTGGQFNLSPFVDFCQIARSCGYELVINARDLGEFRDAIERILERKSGGASFVYLRIAKGSKENLGRPKVTPRQVAQRLAEFVANPKIQRRQNEK from the coding sequence ATGCTTGATACAAACGAATTTGGCGCGCTTTTGGGCAGGCTTGGGTTTTGCGATTTTAGCGGTGTGCCCTGCTCCTACCTCGCGCCACTCATAAACTACGCGATAAACTCAAAGCACTTTATCATGGCAAATAACGAGGGCGACGCGGTGGCAATCGCTGCGGGAATCTCGCTTGCTAGTATGGGAAATATAGGCGAGGTTTTAAATGAGGATTCTAAAAATTTGCAGAATCTAGGCGCGCAAAGTAAAAATTCTAAAATTTGTGATGAGAAATTGCGAGATTCTGCGAATGAGGCGCACCTAGATGTGCGTCGCAGTGAAGCAGAAGCGATGCGTGGCGATTTATCGCGCAAAGATAGAATTTTTAAAAATTTTGGCTGTGTGCTGATGCAAAACTCCGGACTTAGTAATGCATTATCACCCCTCACAAGCCTAAATCACACTTTTAAGATTCCAATCATTGGCTTTGTATCGCTTAGAGGCGAGCGCAACGAGCGCGGAGAAAACACCGATGAGCCACAGCACGAGCTTTTGGGCGTGATAACCGATAGGCTTTTAGAGACTTGCCAAATAGAATATGAGTTTTTAGACTCTAATATCAATGTCGCAAAAGCCCAGCTAGAGCGCGCAAGAGAGGTTTTAGATTCTCATCAATGCTTCTTTTTTATCGTGCGTGAGGGGACATTTGCAAAGGTGGGGTTAAAAGATTTTAGTGTTTGCGATGAGAAATTGCCAGATTCTGCGAATGAGGCGTTTTTGAATGCAAATGAGATTCTAAACGCGCTAAAAAATCCAAGCGAGACCAAAACCGCGTGCGGAAATTCTAGAATTTCCTTGCCTACAAGATTACAAGCTTTAGAAATCTTACAAAATCTTGCGCTTAAAAATTCCGCCCTCCTCCTTGCCACCACCGGCAAAACCGGGCGCGAGCTTTATGAGATCGATGATACACCAAACCAGCTCTACATGGTCGGCTCCATGGGCTGTGTGAGCTCTCTAGCACTTGGGCTAAGCCTCAAAGCCACAAACAAGGTGCTAGCCATCGATGGAGATTCTGCGCTCCTTATGCGACTTGGTGTGCTCAGCACAAATGCCTACTATGCCAAAGCACACAACACGGGCAATTTCTGCCATATCCTGCTTGATAACCAAAGCCATGACAGCACCGGCGGGCAGTTTAACCTCTCGCCATTTGTGGATTTTTGCCAAATAGCTAGATCCTGTGGATATGAGCTTGTCATCAATGCGCGCGATTTGGGCGAGTTTAGGGACGCGATTGAGCGCATTTTGGAGCGCAAAAGTGGCGGAGCAAGCTTTGTGTATCTGCGTATCGCCAAAGGGAGCAAAGAGAATCTAGGACGCCCTAAAGTAACGCCAAGGCAAGTGGCGCAAAGGCTTGCGGAGTTTGTGGCAAATCCAAAAATACAAAGGAGACAAAATGAAAAATAA
- the aepX gene encoding phosphoenolpyruvate mutase gives MNKSTSTQTNPIIYVAMAADLLHAGHINILKFARELADSNNGKVVVGLLTDSAIAQADEAPFLDYEQRKIVLENLTLIDSIIPQESFSYKDNLAKIKPQFIVHGDDWQSGYLSKYRKEVLDFLHAHYPQDLEDKSTHPALVEIPYSSQINALGIKKAMNSLGISTAMRQARLKKLLTLKKPLRILESHSALSALIAQNVYVLKNGVRVEFDGFWSSSLTDSTLRGKPDIEALDLTNRLQSINEIFEVTTKSLIYDADTGGRVEHFIFSVKTLERLGVSAVIIEDKTGLKKNSLLGNEVAQSQESIEEFCAKITAGKRAQVTSDFMIIARIESLILDKGQDDALKRAFAYIEAGADGIMIHSRQKSPSEILSFLRAFRAKDSTTPIVLVPTSFNAITATELADAGANIIIYANHALRASFVAMQEVAQGILEHDRSLEIESKCMSVKEILSLIPGTI, from the coding sequence ATGAATAAATCTACCTCTACACAAACTAACCCCATAATCTATGTAGCCATGGCGGCAGATTTACTCCATGCAGGGCATATAAATATTTTAAAATTTGCAAGAGAACTCGCAGATTCTAATAATGGCAAAGTCGTAGTAGGTTTGCTTACAGATAGTGCGATAGCTCAGGCTGATGAAGCACCATTTTTGGACTACGAACAGCGTAAAATCGTACTAGAAAATCTCACGCTTATAGATTCTATAATCCCTCAAGAAAGTTTCAGCTATAAAGACAATCTAGCCAAGATAAAACCGCAATTTATCGTGCATGGCGATGATTGGCAAAGTGGGTATTTAAGCAAGTATCGCAAGGAGGTGCTAGACTTCCTCCATGCCCATTATCCGCAAGATTTAGAGGATAAATCCACGCACCCTGCACTCGTAGAGATCCCATACAGCTCACAAATAAATGCTCTTGGTATCAAAAAAGCGATGAATTCACTAGGCATTAGCACTGCTATGCGTCAAGCACGACTAAAAAAACTCCTCACACTTAAAAAGCCTCTACGGATTCTAGAATCCCACTCTGCCCTATCCGCGCTCATCGCCCAAAATGTCTATGTGCTGAAAAATGGCGTGCGCGTGGAATTTGATGGATTTTGGAGCTCTAGCCTTACAGACTCTACCCTGCGAGGCAAGCCAGATATCGAGGCTCTCGATCTCACAAACCGCCTGCAAAGCATAAATGAGATTTTTGAGGTTACCACAAAGTCGCTTATCTATGATGCAGACACGGGCGGGAGAGTGGAGCACTTTATCTTTAGCGTCAAGACCCTAGAGCGACTAGGGGTGAGCGCGGTCATTATCGAGGATAAAACAGGCTTAAAGAAAAATTCGCTCCTTGGCAATGAAGTAGCGCAAAGCCAAGAGAGCATAGAGGAGTTTTGCGCAAAGATCACCGCCGGCAAGCGCGCGCAAGTAACCAGCGACTTTATGATAATCGCGCGCATAGAATCTTTGATACTTGATAAGGGGCAAGATGATGCACTCAAGCGTGCCTTTGCCTACATAGAGGCGGGCGCAGATGGCATAATGATCCACTCAAGGCAAAAGAGCCCGAGTGAGATTCTGAGCTTTTTGCGCGCCTTTAGAGCAAAAGACAGCACCACACCAATCGTGCTAGTGCCCACAAGCTTCAATGCCATCACCGCCACAGAGCTAGCAGATGCCGGCGCAAACATCATAATCTACGCCAACCACGCCCTACGCGCAAGCTTCGTAGCGATGCAGGAAGTCGCACAGGGGATTTTGGAGCATGACAGGAGCTTGGAGATAGAATCTAAATGTATGAGTGTGAAAGAGATTTTATCACTAATCCCGGGGACGATCTAA
- a CDS encoding YidC/Oxa1 family membrane protein insertase: MLDILYFILIYPLEQSLDFILGFLIKCLHSPALSIIAISILINLFLFKLFVYTDRLAESDKAIKQKLDSRIKGWKSVYKGAKLHAFTKTLYRQNHYHPIFALRGLGGLALQIPFFIAIAAVISKSSVFEGISFLWINDLSKPDSVLFANLHILPLLMTIFTLLNVFISSKERAARIQGTLIALIFLVLLYNMPSALVLYWTINTLFYLLKSVINNYKLSLRRNKSQETSKIFSVIHHHCDSSKESSSCHKPTTCHSEGVQSMTEESANTRFFAHTRNDKVDSIDCHASQVKLAMTKGVCCHKSINVDSSNDNTNKSLYINISIFAILNISFLICVFSPFAVYSSDVSQFDPTQTSATLSALFGIFLLSSFVCIYLTSFFYNTRLLKLGTFAVSVILLIGLVYTFILDYNVVTGEAYSQMDNFVFKNPHNLSNPYAKYVDLGIGIGACILALFLLRFAGFWDKALKIISATLALVWLFSLFTIYAENKKLLASKQEIKLNANLDELLPSFMHDLGAFSKDKQNVLVLLFDGFTGSHLKVILEQFPEFKNNLQGFTYYPNTLSLDGHTSRTAHTILTGHNLSAYAQKDKSMQQYSETITNALINSFSQFASKGFEVQSYGMPYISSNDLDTPYITIIEANQDFLPYYEKIHNIQEQIQNLRAQNRPIGEMASIGLFYFAPYSLRTRIYKDFEFGNYSWLFGARVQIGSFINGISAASALSTIVRNLNTDAKNKTFKYIHTNHTHYPFALDSTTCTPKMHAPSQLPQEYNPFIANKGHYDNEICAMKEAFILIDFLKKNKIYDNTMLVLISDHSYNDIIDHKQAYKPSIGNNPNPLLLIKDFNSNAPLKVDSRLMSNADVYGILCDELKACNKVNILKNYPESRELIHTLNVHWTEQAKNASYLIFEKIWRVKDNVLDPNAFKEINKEQQ; this comes from the coding sequence ATGCTTGATATTTTGTATTTTATCCTCATCTATCCACTAGAGCAAAGCTTAGATTTTATCTTAGGATTTCTTATTAAGTGTTTGCATAGTCCTGCACTTAGCATTATTGCGATAAGTATTTTGATAAATCTATTTTTATTTAAACTTTTTGTTTATACCGACAGGCTTGCAGAATCTGATAAAGCAATAAAGCAAAAGCTAGATTCTCGTATCAAAGGCTGGAAGAGTGTCTATAAAGGCGCAAAGCTCCATGCTTTTACTAAAACACTCTACCGCCAAAACCACTATCACCCTATTTTTGCATTGCGAGGACTTGGGGGACTAGCACTGCAAATTCCATTTTTTATCGCGATTGCTGCAGTCATTAGTAAAAGCTCTGTATTTGAGGGTATCTCTTTTCTTTGGATAAATGATTTGAGCAAGCCAGATTCTGTGCTTTTTGCAAATCTGCATATATTGCCGCTTTTAATGACAATATTTACTTTGCTAAATGTCTTTATCTCTAGTAAAGAGAGGGCTGCTAGGATCCAAGGCACGCTTATTGCGCTAATATTTTTGGTGCTACTTTATAATATGCCTAGCGCGCTTGTGCTGTATTGGACGATAAATACACTTTTTTATTTGCTAAAAAGTGTGATAAATAATTATAAATTGTCATTGCGCAGAAATAAATCACAAGAGACAAGCAAAATCTTTAGTGTAATTCATCATCATTGTGATTCAAGCAAAGAATCATCATCTTGCCATAAGCCAACTACTTGTCATTCTGAAGGAGTGCAAAGCATGACTGAAGAATCCGCAAATACTAGATTCTTCGCTCACACTCGCAATGACAAAGTGGATTCTATAGATTGCCACGCTTCACAAGTGAAGCTCGCAATGACAAAAGGTGTGTGTTGCCATAAATCTATTAATGTAGATTCTAGCAATGACAATACAAACAAATCACTTTACATAAATATCTCAATCTTTGCGATTTTAAATATCTCCTTTTTAATCTGTGTATTTTCACCCTTTGCGGTATATAGCTCTGATGTGAGTCAGTTTGACCCTACACAGACAAGTGCCACACTCTCTGCACTTTTTGGAATCTTTTTGCTTAGTAGCTTTGTATGTATATATCTCACAAGCTTTTTTTATAATACAAGATTACTAAAGCTTGGGACTTTTGCAGTAAGTGTAATCTTACTTATAGGATTAGTTTATACTTTTATCTTGGATTATAATGTGGTTACGGGTGAAGCATATTCGCAAATGGACAATTTCGTTTTCAAAAATCCGCATAATCTTAGCAATCCTTATGCCAAATATGTAGATTTAGGCATTGGGATTGGTGCGTGCATTTTAGCTTTATTCCTTTTGCGCTTCGCTGGATTTTGGGATAAAGCCCTCAAAATTATTAGCGCAACCCTTGCTCTTGTATGGCTGTTTTCACTTTTTACTATCTATGCAGAAAATAAAAAACTCTTAGCTTCCAAACAAGAGATAAAACTTAATGCGAATCTCGATGAACTTTTACCAAGTTTTATGCACGATTTAGGAGCATTTAGCAAAGATAAACAAAATGTGCTTGTGCTTTTGTTTGATGGATTCACAGGCTCGCATTTAAAAGTAATCTTAGAGCAATTTCCAGAATTTAAAAACAATTTACAAGGATTTACTTATTATCCAAATACCCTTTCGCTTGATGGGCATACTTCACGCACAGCACACACTATTCTAACAGGACATAATCTTTCTGCTTACGCGCAGAAAGATAAATCAATGCAACAATACAGCGAAACCATAACAAATGCGCTTATAAATTCATTTTCACAATTTGCCTCCAAAGGCTTTGAAGTGCAATCTTATGGTATGCCTTATATTAGTTCTAATGACCTTGACACTCCATATATTACAATCATAGAAGCAAATCAAGATTTTTTACCTTATTATGAAAAAATACATAATATTCAAGAACAAATCCAAAATTTAAGGGCACAAAATCGCCCTATTGGTGAAATGGCATCTATTGGATTATTTTACTTTGCGCCTTATTCTCTTAGGACAAGAATTTATAAAGATTTTGAATTTGGCAACTACTCGTGGCTTTTTGGCGCAAGAGTGCAAATAGGTTCTTTTATCAATGGAATCTCTGCTGCTTCTGCTCTATCTACAATCGTGCGCAATCTTAATACGGACGCAAAAAATAAAACTTTCAAATACATTCATACAAATCATACACATTATCCTTTTGCGCTAGATTCCACCACTTGCACGCCAAAAATGCACGCTCCTAGTCAATTACCACAAGAATACAACCCATTTATTGCAAACAAAGGGCACTATGATAATGAAATCTGCGCAATGAAAGAAGCTTTTATTTTAATTGATTTTCTTAAGAAAAATAAGATTTATGACAATACAATGCTTGTGCTTATAAGCGACCATAGCTATAATGACATCATCGACCACAAGCAAGCTTATAAACCTTCAATAGGCAACAATCCAAACCCACTTTTGCTGATAAAAGACTTTAATAGCAATGCTCCTTTAAAAGTAGATTCTCGCCTGATGAGTAATGCTGATGTTTATGGGATTTTATGCGATGAGCTCAAAGCGTGCAATAAAGTAAATATCTTAAAGAACTATCCAGAATCTAGAGAGCTTATCCACACACTTAATGTGCATTGGACAGAGCAGGCAAAAAACGCTTCTTATCTTATATTTGAAAAAATTTGGCGCGTCAAAGATAATGTGCTAGACCCTAACGCATTTAAGGAAATAAACAAGGAGCAACAATGA
- a CDS encoding CDP-glycerol glycerophosphotransferase family protein translates to MGGGQAKAYLGKKIALDPTSLDSTNIVFYCEGKQYSNVFSPILDYFDLLHFPYIYYTSSPDDPLLTRAKSCTHSHFEFIGDPNKAWVKLNSLTANIVVMTTPALDVLQIRRSKGVKHYCHIIHSPASVDNYEVFALDYFDSVLVNSTIHEPFIREVEAVRGLKQKKLILSGCTYLDVLQAKLKAFQNTQKPNTESKTSKTILISPSWGREALLSKYGMQLITPLAEAGFEIIIRPHPQSFISESSLIVSLQNLTQSYPNVSWDTRTDNIYALDRTDLMIGDFSGVIFDFICLFEKPIITIETHFNVVGYDLEDTSFKEPWVCGVLKTIGKNIKAEQIPQIAQIADEILHSKESKQIQSNIKALKSSLWTYEGYGGEVCAKALLSLQQELLAQELNPSILSKVMQINSILGNQQKQGGINA, encoded by the coding sequence ATGGGGGGGGGGCAAGCAAAAGCTTATTTAGGCAAAAAGATAGCACTAGATCCTACAAGCCTAGATTCTACAAATATCGTCTTTTATTGCGAAGGTAAGCAGTATAGCAATGTTTTCTCCCCTATCTTAGACTATTTTGATTTACTTCATTTTCCATATATTTATTACACCTCAAGCCCTGATGATCCCCTGCTTACTCGTGCTAAAAGTTGCACCCATTCGCACTTTGAGTTTATCGGTGATCCAAACAAGGCATGGGTAAAGCTCAATTCGCTTACCGCAAATATTGTAGTGATGACTACGCCCGCACTTGATGTGCTACAAATCCGCCGATCAAAAGGTGTAAAACATTATTGCCACATTATCCATTCTCCTGCAAGTGTTGATAATTACGAAGTTTTTGCACTTGATTATTTTGATTCTGTATTGGTTAATTCCACAATACATGAGCCATTTATTCGTGAAGTTGAAGCTGTGCGAGGACTAAAGCAAAAAAAGCTTATCCTCTCTGGCTGCACTTATCTTGATGTATTGCAAGCAAAGCTAAAGGCTTTTCAAAACACACAAAAACCAAATACAGAATCTAAAACTTCAAAAACTATCCTTATCTCACCTTCTTGGGGAAGAGAAGCATTACTAAGTAAATATGGTATGCAACTTATCACGCCTTTAGCAGAAGCTGGGTTTGAGATCATCATTCGCCCACATCCACAAAGCTTTATTTCAGAATCTAGCCTTATTGTTTCCTTGCAGAATCTCACACAAAGCTATCCTAATGTCTCTTGGGATACTCGCACAGATAATATTTATGCGCTAGATAGAACAGATCTTATGATAGGAGATTTCTCTGGTGTGATTTTTGATTTTATATGTCTTTTTGAAAAGCCTATCATCACAATAGAAACACATTTTAATGTAGTAGGTTATGACTTAGAAGACACAAGCTTCAAAGAACCTTGGGTGTGTGGTGTGCTTAAAACTATAGGCAAAAACATAAAAGCAGAGCAAATACCCCAAATCGCACAAATTGCTGATGAGATTTTGCACTCTAAGGAATCTAAGCAGATTCAATCCAATATAAAAGCCCTCAAATCATCGCTTTGGACATATGAAGGATACGGTGGAGAAGTTTGCGCTAAAGCACTTCTTAGTCTGCAACAAGAGCTTTTAGCACAAGAGCTAAACCCATCTATCCTCTCAAAAGTAATGCAGATAAACTCTATTTTAGGCAATCAACAAAAACAAGGAGGCATAAATGCTTGA
- a CDS encoding response regulator transcription factor, which translates to MIYILEDDQSILDLVLYALKNQDMQAKGFDNPQSFFEALNVELPSLVVLDIMLPGESGLDVLAKLRSKAKTKHIAIICLSALGSEYDKIKGLELGADDYLTKPFSALELIARIKALLRRITQQAFGELKLDSLILSPQKHTITLDSKPIQTTRKEFELLEFLLQNMERTFSREELLEIVWGYEYTGETRTIDMHINTLRTKLGALGNHIKTIRGVGYKITQDKE; encoded by the coding sequence ATGATCTACATTCTCGAAGATGATCAAAGCATCTTAGATCTTGTGCTTTATGCACTCAAAAACCAAGATATGCAAGCAAAAGGCTTTGACAATCCCCAAAGTTTTTTTGAAGCACTCAATGTTGAGCTTCCGTCTTTGGTGGTGCTTGATATTATGCTTCCGGGTGAGAGTGGGCTTGATGTGCTTGCCAAGCTTCGTAGTAAAGCCAAAACAAAGCATATTGCTATCATTTGTCTTAGCGCGCTTGGAAGTGAGTATGACAAGATAAAGGGGCTTGAGCTTGGTGCTGATGATTACCTCACAAAGCCATTTAGTGCGCTTGAGCTTATCGCTAGGATAAAAGCCCTCCTTAGACGCATCACACAGCAAGCCTTTGGTGAGCTTAAATTAGATTCTCTAATCCTCTCGCCCCAAAAACACACAATCACGCTTGACTCTAAGCCTATCCAAACCACACGCAAAGAGTTTGAATTGCTTGAATTTCTGCTTCAAAATATGGAGCGCACTTTCAGCAGAGAAGAGCTTTTGGAGATTGTCTGGGGATATGAATACACCGGTGAAACGCGCACAATCGATATGCATATCAATACTTTGCGCACCAAACTAGGAGCTTTAGGCAATCATATTAAAACAATTCGCGGAGTCGGATATAAAATCACCCAAGACAAAGAGTAA
- a CDS encoding PhoU domain-containing protein, with the protein MRTIYQEQLQNLQKELNLMYDLCAQAIALNKESLHNLYQKKPTKKTSKKQSELLATSYKILSKLTEKEKSISESCELILLLQQPVAYDLGQITTTFRSVVDIKSIGELAQNNIKTLAKISKQYIPEALFTMAQVSCEMFAILQKELKTQNHAKEKSYKEDLYKKEKKLDLAFAQTQEHIAKKLSKTRQKAQVWLDVLIVAKQYEKIGDYIVHLGW; encoded by the coding sequence ATGAGAACAATCTATCAAGAGCAATTACAGAATCTACAAAAAGAACTTAACTTGATGTATGATTTGTGCGCGCAGGCAATTGCGCTCAACAAAGAGTCGCTACACAATCTCTACCAAAAAAAGCCCACCAAAAAAACAAGCAAAAAGCAAAGCGAACTGCTTGCAACAAGCTATAAAATCCTCTCCAAGCTCACTGAAAAAGAAAAAAGTATTTCAGAATCTTGCGAGCTTATACTTTTGCTCCAACAGCCTGTGGCGTATGATTTGGGGCAGATTACAACGACATTTAGAAGTGTGGTAGATATCAAAAGCATAGGCGAACTTGCCCAAAACAACATAAAAACTCTAGCCAAAATCTCAAAACAATACATACCCGAAGCACTTTTTACTATGGCGCAAGTCAGTTGCGAGATGTTTGCAATCCTCCAAAAAGAGCTCAAAACCCAAAACCATGCGAAAGAAAAATCTTATAAAGAAGATCTCTACAAAAAAGAAAAAAAGCTTGATCTTGCATTTGCGCAAACCCAAGAGCACATCGCCAAAAAACTCTCCAAAACGCGACAAAAAGCGCAGGTATGGCTTGATGTGCTGATTGTCGCCAAACAATACGAAAAAATCGGCGATTATATAGTGCATCTTGGTTGGTAA
- the pstB gene encoding phosphate ABC transporter ATP-binding protein PstB has protein sequence MDTTFHIKKMDLYYGDFHALKNINLSLKKNQVSAFIGPSGCGKSTLLKSLNRMNDLIPNCKITGKILLDGRDIYHDYNVNALRKRVGMVFQKPNPFPMSIYDNITFGPKTHNIKDKHTLDEIVETCLKGAALWNELKDRLKKSALSLSGGQQQRLCIARALAVNPEVILMDEPTSALDPISTLKIEDLINELKQKYTIIIVTHNMQQATRISDKTAFFLLGEVIEFDETKKLFSAPKEKKTQDYITGRFG, from the coding sequence ATGGATACGACTTTTCATATCAAAAAAATGGATTTATATTATGGCGATTTTCACGCACTCAAAAATATAAATCTCTCACTCAAAAAAAATCAAGTCAGTGCGTTTATCGGTCCGAGTGGCTGTGGCAAAAGCACTTTGCTTAAAAGCCTCAATCGTATGAATGACTTGATTCCAAATTGTAAAATCACAGGCAAGATTCTACTTGATGGAAGAGATATTTATCATGATTATAATGTTAATGCGTTGCGTAAGCGCGTAGGTATGGTATTTCAAAAGCCAAATCCATTTCCAATGAGTATTTATGATAATATCACTTTCGGTCCCAAAACACACAATATCAAAGACAAACACACGCTCGATGAAATCGTAGAGACTTGCCTCAAAGGTGCTGCGCTATGGAATGAGCTCAAAGATAGACTCAAAAAATCAGCACTCAGCCTAAGTGGCGGACAGCAGCAAAGACTCTGTATCGCTCGAGCTTTGGCGGTTAATCCTGAAGTGATTTTGATGGACGAGCCTACGAGTGCGCTTGATCCTATCTCTACACTCAAAATAGAAGATCTCATCAACGAATTAAAACAAAAATATACCATTATTATCGTTACACACAATATGCAGCAAGCCACGAGAATCTCGGACAAAACGGCGTTTTTTCTACTTGGAGAGGTTATAGAATTTGATGAGACAAAAAAGCTCTTTAGCGCACCCAAAGAGAAAAAAACGCAAGACTACATTACAGGGAGGTTTGGATAA
- the pstA gene encoding phosphate ABC transporter permease PstA — protein sequence MNAIMSYLKPYFKQSIGQFRDKDALSIILSLITKLGICISLMTFGLVVGYILIKGFPHLDSRLFEWHYSTQNASMLPAIINTFTMIIFALILATPIGILGAIFLVQYAKSDSVIVAIISIAAETLVGIPSIIYGLFGYLAFVIYFGFGLSIISGALTLAIMILPLILRNTQESLKSVPQTYKEASFALGAGKLRTIFRVILPCAISGILAGVILAIGRIVGESAALLYTSGTVAKIASLNDSGRTLSVHMYALLSEGQYLTQAYATAVVLLIFVVIINFTSNFLVKKLSPLHIS from the coding sequence ATGAATGCCATAATGTCATATCTCAAGCCATACTTTAAACAATCCATCGGGCAATTTAGAGATAAAGATGCGCTCTCGATTATTCTTTCTCTCATCACCAAATTGGGTATATGTATAAGCCTTATGACTTTTGGGCTTGTGGTTGGATATATTTTAATTAAGGGCTTTCCGCATTTAGATTCTCGCCTTTTTGAGTGGCATTACTCTACACAAAATGCCTCCATGCTTCCAGCGATTATCAATACCTTTACAATGATTATTTTTGCACTTATCTTGGCTACGCCCATAGGGATTTTGGGTGCGATTTTTCTTGTGCAATACGCCAAAAGCGATAGTGTAATTGTCGCTATTATCAGCATTGCTGCTGAAACGCTTGTAGGAATTCCTTCGATTATTTATGGGCTTTTTGGATATTTGGCGTTTGTGATTTATTTTGGGTTTGGGCTAAGCATTATTTCAGGTGCATTAACTTTGGCAATTATGATTTTGCCGCTGATTTTGCGCAATACCCAAGAGTCGCTAAAGTCAGTTCCACAAACTTACAAAGAAGCAAGCTTCGCGCTTGGTGCTGGAAAATTACGCACGATTTTTCGCGTGATTTTGCCATGCGCGATAAGTGGGATTTTAGCGGGAGTGATTTTGGCTATCGGGCGGATTGTAGGCGAGAGTGCGGCATTGCTTTATACTTCAGGCACGGTTGCCAAAATCGCAAGCCTTAATGATTCTGGAAGGACATTAAGCGTGCATATGTATGCACTTCTAAGTGAGGGGCAATACCTCACGCAAGCCTACGCCACAGCTGTGGTGTTGCTTATTTTTGTCGTGATTATAAATTTCACTTCAAATTTCTTAGTCAAAAAACTAAGCCCACTACACATCAGCTAA
- the pstC gene encoding phosphate ABC transporter permease subunit PstC, translated as MSIVFGLCALLCVFAVGMICVFLFVNAIPTIAKIGFSDFIFGTSWSPLIGEFGIFPMIVGSIYITALAIVFGVPIGVLSAIYMAYFCPKPLLRFFTPCIELLAGIPSIVYGFFGLIVIVPIVGEVFDTSGKGLLSASILLAMMILPTIILVSKTSIQAVSKSYFEGALALGATQERAVFFVVIKDAKSGILASVILGIGRAIGEAMAVIVIAGNQAIIPESISDGVRTLTTNIVLELGYAEGLHRDVLIASSVVLFVFILGINLCFNALKMEKKK; from the coding sequence ATGTCAATAGTGTTTGGCTTATGTGCGCTATTATGTGTTTTTGCTGTCGGAATGATTTGTGTGTTTTTGTTTGTTAATGCCATTCCCACAATCGCTAAAATCGGATTCTCTGACTTTATCTTTGGCACTTCGTGGTCGCCACTTATTGGTGAATTTGGTATTTTTCCTATGATTGTAGGTAGCATTTATATCACCGCATTAGCGATTGTTTTTGGCGTGCCTATCGGGGTTTTGAGCGCGATTTATATGGCGTATTTTTGCCCAAAGCCACTTCTTAGATTTTTCACTCCATGCATTGAATTGCTCGCTGGTATCCCCTCGATTGTGTATGGATTTTTTGGGTTGATTGTGATTGTGCCAATTGTAGGCGAAGTGTTTGATACAAGTGGTAAGGGGCTTTTGAGCGCGTCAATCTTGCTTGCTATGATGATTTTGCCAACAATTATTTTGGTTTCAAAAACAAGCATTCAAGCTGTCAGCAAAAGCTATTTTGAAGGCGCATTAGCCCTCGGAGCGACACAAGAGCGCGCAGTATTTTTTGTAGTCATCAAAGATGCCAAATCCGGAATCTTAGCAAGCGTGATTCTAGGCATTGGCAGGGCTATTGGTGAAGCGATGGCAGTGATTGTCATCGCAGGTAATCAAGCCATAATACCAGAATCTATCAGCGATGGTGTGCGCACGCTAACGACAAATATCGTCTTAGAGCTAGGTTATGCAGAGGGGCTTCATCGAGATGTGCTTATCGCTTCAAGCGTGGTGTTGTTTGTGTTTATTTTGGGAATTAACCTCTGCTTCAATGCACTCAAAATGGAGAAGAAAAAATGA